From the Nitrospirota bacterium genome, the window ACGGGCGGAGCAGAAGGTCGGACAACAAGTTCCTTTATGAAGTGAGGAAGGGCGGCACTCTTGTGGTGAAGGGGAAAAACGGCAGAACGGGACCCGGTGATATCCGCCTTACTGCGAAAAAACCTCTCCTGAGCGGCAATCCCGCCGTCAGTATAAAGGGCGAGATCGAACTCCCGACAGGAGATGCACACACCGGATTCGGAAGCGGCAGCTTCGGCGCCGGCCTGGCTGTGCTGTGTGATGCGCAACTGAGTGAGAAATTCAAATCGTATCTGAACATCGGGGTTGTCTCTCCCGGTGATCTGCGGGCACTCAAAAAAGTGGATAGCAGGGAATTCGTCTATGGCAGCACCGCCATTGAGGCTGCCCTATGGAAGCATATCAGCCTCATCGGCCAGGTTCTTGTGCACAGCTCCCCTTTTCCGGAGACGGATATTCCATCCGTTGACAGGACTGCGGTACTCCTCTCATTCGGGGGGAGATATTCTGCCGGGAAGAACAGCCTTGAAGTCTCGTTTACCGAAGATCCCAATACCTCCGGAGCGCCGGATTTCACCATGAATTTTTCTTTCCGGAGACTGTTCTGAACCTTGTAAGCATCTGATTCCGTAAGCTATTATACATATCATGAAAAAGCCGAAAAAACTGAGACCCGACTGGGACGAATATTTTATCGGGATCGCGAAGGCTGTTTCGGCCAGAGCAACCTGTTTCCGGAGGAAATATGGCTCGGTGATCACCAAGGACAACATTATCGTCAGCACCGGGTATAACGGCGCTCCCAGAGGGATGAAAGACTGCCTTGACGTAGGCAAATGCACCCGGAGAGAACTCCAGATCCCTCACGGCGAGCGATATGAACTCTGTCACAGCGTACACGCAGAGGCCAATGCAATAATCCGTGCGTCTGCGGATGAACTGAGGGATGCCACGATCTACATTTCCGGAACCGATGAAGACAGCCGCGAGTGCAACTCCGAGCCCTGCATGATGTGCAAGCGGATGATTCTGAACTCACAGATAGCAAAAGTGGTCTGCTCCGACGGGAACGGGGGTTTTTCGGTCGTAAACCCCAAGAAGTGGCTCAAAAAAAGGGTTTAGCCTGCTGAGTGTACAAATACTTGTGTATCCCAATAGGATATGGTTTTTCATACATTTTCATCCCGCTGCGCTGTTTCTGTCTCCCCGGCTTCCACAAATCGTTCAGATGATCTATGGTATCATTAACTCTTATGGAAAAAAGGCTCCAGAAGATACTCTCCGAAATGGGGATCGCGTCAAGAAGGAAAGCGGAAGAGCTGATCATGGAGGGCCGGGTGACGGTCAATGGTCAAATGGCAACGCTCGGCACCAAGGCGGACGCTGCAAAGGACCATATAAAGCTTG encodes:
- a CDS encoding deaminase gives rise to the protein MKKPKKLRPDWDEYFIGIAKAVSARATCFRRKYGSVITKDNIIVSTGYNGAPRGMKDCLDVGKCTRRELQIPHGERYELCHSVHAEANAIIRASADELRDATIYISGTDEDSRECNSEPCMMCKRMILNSQIAKVVCSDGNGGFSVVNPKKWLKKRV
- a CDS encoding DUF3187 family protein, yielding MNAPSPESAAMGDTLSASLSHSSVHLVRNSPGWTAGLDMEITEITFRFRKTVRDFIELGIDLPLLSFSSGFMDGFLKDYHDTFGFPDYGRSRRSDNKFLYEVRKGGTLVVKGKNGRTGPGDIRLTAKKPLLSGNPAVSIKGEIELPTGDAHTGFGSGSFGAGLAVLCDAQLSEKFKSYLNIGVVSPGDLRALKKVDSREFVYGSTAIEAALWKHISLIGQVLVHSSPFPETDIPSVDRTAVLLSFGGRYSAGKNSLEVSFTEDPNTSGAPDFTMNFSFRRLF